One window of the Chitinispirillum alkaliphilum genome contains the following:
- a CDS encoding Transposase: MTADFEGGYITSDAGLLLLRSLSKRTGLIDNAAGSIRDRRHSSYIDHTIKTLLTQRIMQIALGYYHSLDCNRMRDDVTLKIACDKSNETPLSSQSTMSRLENRERPLHWL, encoded by the coding sequence TTGACTGCGGATTTTGAAGGAGGTTATATCACCAGTGATGCAGGTTTACTTCTTTTACGATCTCTCTCGAAAAGAACCGGGTTAATAGATAATGCCGCTGGATCGATAAGAGACCGACGCCATTCATCATACATCGACCACACCATTAAAACCCTTCTTACTCAGCGAATAATGCAGATCGCTTTGGGGTATTACCATTCACTTGATTGTAACAGAATGCGTGATGATGTCACGTTAAAAATTGCTTGTGACAAATCAAACGAGACGCCTTTAAGCAGCCAGTCAACAATGAGCAGATTGGAAAACAGAGAGCGGCCACTTCACTGGTTATAA